From Paenibacillus physcomitrellae, the proteins below share one genomic window:
- a CDS encoding ABC transporter permease produces MSSLTLAQSRRKNKKSGKKSWYLFGLAVPFIICMLLFSYFPVYGWIYAFFDYKPGIPLSMTPFVGLDNFKEFFDSSPDLINALINTLAMNFLNLLFSPLAIVFAIMVNEVGSGKYKKFVQTFSTLPNFISWVLVYSLAFAFFSSEGLINTLFGKLGFSWAVDPLAHEGITWFFQTMLTIWKTLGWNAIIYIAAIAGIDSELYDAARVDGANRLRTIWHITIPGVMPTFLVLTLLNISNMLASSFDQYFVFYNPLVAGKIEVLDYYVYRMGIIVGDYPYATAVGIFKTVVSVILLFSVNQLSKRLRGDSLI; encoded by the coding sequence ATGTCTTCGCTTACGTTAGCGCAGTCGAGGCGCAAAAACAAAAAGTCCGGCAAAAAAAGCTGGTATTTATTCGGCTTAGCGGTTCCTTTTATCATCTGTATGCTGCTGTTCAGCTATTTTCCAGTTTACGGCTGGATTTACGCTTTTTTTGATTACAAGCCTGGTATCCCGCTTTCGATGACGCCGTTTGTCGGATTGGACAATTTCAAGGAGTTTTTTGATTCTTCACCGGATTTAATCAACGCCCTCATTAATACGCTGGCCATGAACTTTCTGAATCTGTTGTTCTCGCCCTTGGCCATTGTGTTTGCGATTATGGTGAATGAGGTCGGCTCGGGCAAATACAAGAAGTTTGTGCAGACGTTCTCTACGCTGCCGAATTTCATCAGCTGGGTGCTCGTCTACTCGCTGGCTTTTGCTTTCTTCTCCAGCGAAGGGCTGATTAATACGTTATTCGGCAAGCTGGGGTTCAGCTGGGCGGTTGATCCGCTGGCCCATGAAGGCATAACCTGGTTCTTCCAAACGATGCTGACCATCTGGAAGACGCTTGGCTGGAACGCAATTATCTACATCGCTGCGATTGCCGGCATTGACTCCGAGCTGTATGATGCGGCCCGGGTGGACGGAGCGAACCGTCTGCGGACGATCTGGCACATTACCATTCCGGGTGTTATGCCGACGTTCCTGGTTCTGACTCTGCTGAACATCAGTAACATGTTAGCCAGTTCGTTTGACCAATATTTTGTGTTCTATAACCCGCTTGTGGCCGGAAAAATCGAAGTGCTGGATTATTACGTCTACCGGATGGGGATTATCGTGGGGGATTATCCTTACGCGACGGCTGTCGGCATTTTCAAAACCGTCGTCAGCGTCATTCTGTTGTTCTCCGTCAACCAGCTGTCCAAACGGCTGCGCGGAGACAGCCTGATCTAA
- a CDS encoding carbohydrate ABC transporter permease: protein MSLTRIRIFDILNYLLLALFVVICVYPFYYVLIYSISSPAKVAQGIFLLPAGLDFTTYKSILQLPYIVNSFFISAARTIVGTMLTILCCSLFSYLISKPEMALRKLVYRLLVVTLYINAGLIPWYITMKMLHLNNNFLLYVLPSAVSGYYVILMKTYIEQIPKALEESAMIDGAGYLTLFWKVIFPLCKPIVATVAIFAAVGQWNNWMDNYFLVQNQNLKTMQLILYEYLNSANALATMDAASITRNAQNVVLTPESIKMATTMLVALPILLVYPFLQRYFVKGIMLGAVKG, encoded by the coding sequence ATGAGCCTGACCCGCATTCGTATCTTTGATATTTTGAACTACTTGCTGCTGGCCTTGTTTGTCGTGATTTGCGTGTACCCGTTTTATTACGTGCTGATCTATTCGATCAGCAGCCCGGCCAAGGTGGCCCAAGGGATCTTCCTGCTGCCGGCCGGCCTGGACTTTACAACGTATAAAAGCATTCTCCAGCTGCCGTACATCGTCAATTCGTTTTTTATTTCGGCAGCCAGAACCATCGTCGGAACCATGCTGACCATTCTCTGCTGCAGCCTGTTCTCCTACTTGATCAGTAAACCGGAGATGGCGCTGCGCAAGCTGGTCTACCGTCTGCTCGTCGTGACGCTGTATATTAACGCCGGTTTGATCCCGTGGTATATCACGATGAAGATGCTGCACCTGAACAATAACTTCCTGCTTTATGTGCTTCCAAGTGCGGTTTCCGGTTATTATGTCATCCTTATGAAGACTTATATCGAGCAGATTCCGAAAGCGCTGGAAGAGTCAGCAATGATTGACGGGGCAGGTTATTTGACCTTGTTCTGGAAAGTGATATTCCCGCTGTGTAAGCCGATCGTGGCTACCGTTGCGATCTTCGCCGCTGTCGGTCAGTGGAACAACTGGATGGATAACTATTTCCTGGTCCAGAATCAGAACCTCAAGACGATGCAGCTGATTCTGTATGAATACCTGAATTCGGCGAACGCGCTGGCCACTATGGATGCGGCGAGCATTACCCGCAACGCCCAGAACGTTGTGCTGACGCCGGAATCGATCAAGATGGCAACGACCATGCTCGTAGCACTGCCGATTCTGCTGGTTTATCCGTTCCTCCAGCGTTATTTCGTCAAAGGCATTATGCTGGGCGCCGTGAAGGGCTGA